A genomic window from Phycisphaerales bacterium includes:
- a CDS encoding trypsin-like peptidase domain-containing protein, protein MLIAVPCTLAQAQPPVQSSQDMLAKASKAVFQLKVKAEAGVFASGTGFLIDQTGLAVTNFHVVQGASSADAEFQGVEGAVPVDLVAANPKYDLALVRVPMRDPKLAGKVSVLEVRSGHTAAGTDVWAIGFPKGLGLSVTKGVVSGVRSYTDLPEGLRRSLKYDTKSVWIQTDCTINSGNSGGPLLDGQGRVVGINTWVWLTGQNLYFALSAKHIDELVKAPLQADFSFKTAQKLYGQERQIPRAAFPRLDVTRDGTGADLLKHITAFRTGHRCKGCAGSGQVTTKERTGSTSGGGMTYPTFTNVTRQCSTCNGCGVASAERVWGDMRRLATSFARLKEDDPKAATARELLQKELRAAIQSSSAGLSERLNGKAVTVLSATTCKPGEAIVCVGRLAKDLSENGGADRFQGVVLHDRSMLVLVSEPELVDAAEGDTVLVGGLLAGRLDGSDGTFMPVLQNGFVIGVPSRAPTSRR, encoded by the coding sequence ATGCTCATCGCCGTCCCCTGCACGTTGGCGCAGGCCCAGCCGCCGGTGCAGTCTTCGCAAGACATGCTGGCAAAGGCGAGCAAGGCGGTCTTTCAGCTCAAGGTCAAGGCAGAGGCGGGGGTGTTCGCGAGCGGCACGGGTTTCTTGATCGACCAGACGGGACTCGCGGTCACCAACTTCCACGTCGTGCAGGGTGCCTCCTCGGCAGATGCCGAGTTTCAGGGCGTCGAAGGGGCGGTCCCCGTCGACCTTGTGGCAGCGAATCCCAAGTATGACCTCGCGCTTGTGCGCGTGCCAATGCGCGACCCGAAGCTCGCCGGCAAGGTCAGCGTGCTTGAAGTACGGTCCGGCCACACTGCGGCGGGGACCGACGTTTGGGCGATCGGCTTCCCTAAGGGGCTTGGCCTTTCGGTGACCAAGGGCGTGGTCAGTGGTGTCCGCTCGTACACGGACCTCCCCGAGGGTCTCAGGCGGTCGCTGAAGTACGACACGAAGTCCGTCTGGATTCAGACAGACTGCACCATCAACTCTGGGAACTCAGGTGGCCCTCTCCTCGATGGGCAGGGAAGAGTGGTCGGAATCAACACTTGGGTTTGGCTGACCGGCCAGAACCTCTACTTTGCACTCAGCGCGAAGCACATTGACGAGCTCGTCAAGGCTCCCCTTCAAGCTGACTTCTCCTTCAAGACCGCGCAGAAGCTCTATGGGCAGGAGCGCCAGATTCCCAGGGCAGCATTCCCTCGCCTTGACGTGACACGTGATGGCACCGGAGCCGACTTGCTCAAGCACATCACGGCGTTTCGTACCGGGCACAGGTGCAAAGGATGCGCAGGGAGTGGTCAGGTCACGACCAAGGAGCGGACCGGCAGCACGAGCGGTGGAGGAATGACCTACCCGACCTTCACCAACGTCACTCGTCAATGCAGTACGTGCAATGGTTGCGGAGTCGCCTCAGCTGAGAGGGTCTGGGGCGACATGCGCCGGCTTGCCACATCATTCGCCCGACTCAAGGAAGATGACCCCAAAGCCGCGACCGCACGGGAGCTACTCCAGAAGGAGCTGCGAGCGGCGATTCAGTCCAGCTCCGCCGGGCTTTCGGAACGCCTCAACGGAAAGGCAGTGACCGTCTTATCCGCAACCACCTGCAAGCCGGGAGAGGCCATCGTCTGCGTCGGAAGGCTCGCAAAAGACCTATCCGAAAACGGCGGCGCGGATCGGTTTCAAGGCGTCGTTCTCCACGATCGTTCAATGCTCGTGCTTGTTTCCGAACCTGAGCTGGTAGACGCCGCTGAGGGCGACACGGTCCTGGTCGGTGGGCTCCTTGCTGGCCGGCTGGATGGCTCGGACGGAACGTTCATGCCCGTGCTTCAGAACGGATTTGTCATCGGGGTGCCATCACGCGCCCCGACCTCAAGGCGGTAG